A single genomic interval of Labrus bergylta chromosome 18, fLabBer1.1, whole genome shotgun sequence harbors:
- the mrps26 gene encoding 28S ribosomal protein S26, mitochondrial: protein MFQVIGGRSVQAARLLSPRSAVLLEAVRGRKSRGDPVAKSKEGRIKEPPPVDPVEMVVLRERFSEYQLIMRALRLEFKEEVLRKKYQEETGSMAEERAKQEAEEHRALMAWNDQENQRLLKLRMLRLQKEKEEAERKWVEADIQREQEQQELITQREREILQLQEDAKNFITLENLDQRIEEALDNPKNYNFAINKQGRVVKQTVQQ from the exons ATGTTCCAGGTCATCGGCGGGCGGAGCGTCCAGGCGGCCCGGCTCCTGTCCCCCCGGAGCGCCGTGCTCCTGGAGGCTGTCCGGGGCAGGAAGTCCCGCGGAGACCCGGTGGCCAAATCCAAAGAGGGGAGAATTAAAGAGCCTCCCCCCGTCGACCCGGTGGAGATGGTCGTCCTCAGGGAGAGATTTTCGGAGTACCAGCTGATCATGAGGGCGCTTCG tctggaATTTAAGGAGGAGGTGCTCAGGAAGAAATACCAGGAGGAGACCGGGTCCATGGCTGAGGAGAGAGCGAAGCAGGAGGCGGAGGAGCATCGCGCCCTCATGGCCTGGAACGACCAGGAGAACCAACGCCTGCTCAAACTCag GATGCTGCGGCtccagaaggagaaggaggaagctgAGCGTAAGTGGGTCGAAGCTGACATTCAGCGAGAACAAGAACAACAAGAACTGatcacacaaagagagagagaaattttACAGTTACAG gAGGATGCAAAGAACTTCATCACCTTGGAGAACTTGGACCAGCGAATAGAAGAAGCTCTGGACAATCCCAAGAATTACAACTTTGCCATCAATAAACAAGGGAGGGTCGTCAAACAGACGGTGCAGCAGTGA
- the neff2 gene encoding neurofilament light polypeptide yields MSYDSFYSYRRPWDGYRGGSQSTTKSSMSSSLFSSPRAPPAVKRILRLASSSLPDGSERMDLTQASSLNTELLGLRSQEREQLVDLNDRFATYIEKVRRLELQNRALQAELEALRRRQNDPSRLRMLYEGQARSLRAMIDSENGDKMRMEAERDYLRDVYEQMKERCEEEARRRIDAEEALQRAREDSDRAVLANCDAEASVVSLCDELAFLKKVFAEEQAELQAQLQVASISVDVEVSRPDLSTALRDIRAQYERLASKNMQAAEDWYKGKFASVAEMASKNNEAVHAIREETMEYRRLLQSRSSEIEALRGVIDSMNKQLEDLEETQAKEVTKYQIRISELERDITDAKHEMARYLREYQDLLNVKMALDIEIAAYRKLLEGEEIRLAYPSLPALN; encoded by the exons atgagCTACGATTCCTTCTACTCCTACCGCCGCCCCTGGGACGGCTACAGAGGAGGCTCCCAATCCACCACCAAGTCCTCCATGTCGTCCTCCCTCTTCTCGTCTCCTCGGGCTCCTCCGGCGGTGAAGAGGATCCTCAGGCTGGCGTCCTCTTCTCTGCCGGACGGGTCGGAGAGGATGGACCTGACTCAGGCCAGCTCCCTGAACACCGAGCTGCTGGGGCTGCGCTCCCAGGAGAGGGAGCAGCTGGTCGACCTGAACGACCGCTTCGCCACCTACATCGAGAAGGTGAGGCGCCTGGAGCTGCAGAACCGAGCGCTGCAGGCCGAGCTGGAGGCGCTGAGGAGGCGGCAGAACGACCCGTCCCGTCTGCGGATGCTCTACGAGGGGCAGGCGAGGAGTTTGAGGGCCATGATCGACTCGGAGAACGGGGACAAGATGCGCATGGAGGCGGAGAGGGACTACCTGCGCGACGTGTACGAGCAGATGAAGGAGCGGTGCGAGgaggaggcgaggaggaggaTAGACGCAGAGGAGGCCCTGCAGAGGGCGAGGGAGGACTCCGACAGGGCCGTGCTCGCCAACTGCGACGCCGAGGCCTCGGTGGTGTCCCTGTGCGACGAGCTGGCGTTCCTGAAGAAGGTGTTCGCCGAGGAGCAGGCGGAGCTGCAGGCCCAGCTGCAGGTGGCGAGCATCAGCGTGGACGTGGAGGTGTCCCGGCCCGACCTCTCCACCGCCCTGCGGGACATCCGGGCGCAGTACGAGCGGCTGGCCAGCAAGAACATGCAGGCCGCCGAGGACTGGTACAAGGGCAAGTTTGCGAGCGTGGCGGAGATGGCGAGCAAGAACAACGAGGCGGTGCACGCCATTCGGGAGGAGACGATGGAGTACCGGAGGCTGCTTCAGTCCCGCTCCTCGGAGATCGAGGCTCTCCGGGGCGTCATCGACTCCATGAACAAACAGCTGGAGGACCTGGAGGAGACGCAGGCGAAGGAGGTGACCAAGTACCAG ATAAGGATCAGTGAGCTGGAGCGAGACATCACCGACGCCAAGCATGAGATGGCGCGCTACCTGAGAGAGTACCAAGACCTCCTGAACGTGAAGATGGCTCTGGACATTGAAATAGCTGCGTACAG gAAACTCCTGGAGGGGGAGGAGATCCGACTGGCGTACCCTTCCCTTCCAGCCCTAAACTAA
- the LOC110002038 gene encoding nanos homolog 1 codes for MDFLDRGYLEARSPYDYTFNFWNDYLGLSTLVAKNKIHSPSCSPNSITESLKATLGLEDESSDCSCVIGHGDGHLECCCAAPGSPPISIYDLKERMSLLRPYEHLASDSPLGDRDSPSYRGSYTGLDLLSRRKQTQRGKPEPKVCVFCRNNGAPEEVYGTHILKTADGRVLCPILRAYTCPLCSANGDNAHTIKYCPLSRDQASQRVAKGGRGAIGKRLKIF; via the coding sequence ATGGATTTCTTGGACCGCGGTTACCTTGAAGCGCGCTCTCCGTATGATTACACCTTTAATTTTTGGAACGACTACCTCGGCCTGTCGACACTTGTGGCTAAAAATAAGATCCACAGCCCATCCTGCAGCCCCAACTCCATCACGGAGTCTCTCAAAGCGACGCTGGGCTTGGAGGATGAGTCCTCGGATTGTTCGTGCGTAATTGGGCACGGTGACGGACACTTGGAGTGCTGCTGCGCGGCGCCGGGTTCTCCTCCGATCTCCATCTACGATCTCAAGGAGCGCATGTCGCTTCTCAGGCCGTACGAGCACCTGGCGAGTGATTCGCCACTTGGAGACAGAGATTCACCTTCCTACAGAGGGAGCTACACCGGGCTCGATCTGCTGTCCAGACGCAAACAGACTCAGAGGGGCAAACCGGAGCCGAAAGTGTGCGTCTTCTGTCGGAATAACGGCGCGCCAGAGGAGGTTTACGGCACCCACATCCTGAAGACGGCGGACGGCAGAGTCCTGTGCCCCATCCTGAGGGCGTACACCTGCCCCCTCTGCAGCGCCAACGGAGACAACGCGCACACCATCAAGTACTGCCCGCTCTCCAGGGACCAGGCGAGCCAGAGAGTGGCCAAGGGAGGCAGAGGAGCGATCGGGAAAAGGCTGAAAATCTTCTGA